The region TATAGAGTTCATCTCATGATCTCGACAAAACATGTTTTGAAAAGCCTACTTTTTATGTCATGATCATGAGATAAATAAGTTGTTCACTCACAAACAGTAATTCAAGAAGATTGAAATGCATAGGCTATTCCCAttaaactgattgagatcaatcAAATGATTGCCATGCAGATGCAGTTAGACCAGGTAAAACAAATAATTATCATTCATGATTGACAGTGATGGTCTATTTTGAAATTAGGTATGCCTAACTTGGTGTTTTATGGtataaaaatataacattttcttgAGACAATATGGGTGGGCATGGGCAGACTTTGCAATTGGAGGATGCATTTCATGCATATTCTATAATAGGGCTCTCAAACTCTATTCCAGGAGAGctatcctgtaggttttcatttCAACCCTAATCGAGCAcatctgattctaataattagctggttcataaaatgaatcaggttagttacaactggggttggagtgaaaacatacAAGACGGTAGTGCTCCAGGAACTGAGTTGGAGAGCCCTGTAATGATAGGTTATTCAATAGGCTACATCTGTCCATACAAACTTTGATAGAGGAAATAAGGACGTAATTTACATATTTTGTTGCGCTCCCTCAACTAAAAAATTAGCACTACACCACTGTTCCTAAATGGGGCACCTTGCCCACATTTATGGGGAACCTAAAATACCCCCATACATCATATGCATATGGAAGTATGGCCCAGGAAGGATAGATAGCCTATCAAAACGCTTATGTATTTCGTGTTGTCCATGTGTAATGTTGGTTGTCTTATGGTCATCATGAACTAAAAAAGGCGTCATGTAATATGTTAGATAGTCACCTTAACGACAATGCCAGTTGGGATGTGCCTGAGCACCACACAGTTGCTGGTTTTGTTGGTCGCCTGACCACCAGGTCCAGACCCTCTTACAAACTGCTCGTCCAGCTCGTCTTCATTTAGGACAGGGAGATCAATGTAATCTTTCTTACCGGCGGTCTGAACATGTGCCAAGCTAACGGGTGGCACAGTAAAAAGTGGAGGTCGTCCTGAGGTTCCCCATGTTACCTTCCCCGTCACTTGAAAGATCAGGTTAACGAATAATCTTGACGACATTTCCCTCCCGAATTACGTGAGAGGGCTCCGTTTGCATTTACACTAAACGTGATATCTCTCTTTACACTGTTTCAATAATGCAGCAGACAAATATAGGCAAAAAATATGATTGTTTACACGTGTAAATACAAAAGAAACAATCACTTCCTCTTCAGCCTCAGCAAATCAAGTTCACCGTTTACTTCTTCTTCCCTCCTGTATTGGTGGCTATGAACCAACAGTGGCACACTATCGCCACCACATGGACTGAAGTATAAGGAGAACCAACACCTCAGTGAAGGCTATCATGGCTGTCTGACATGATTTCCTTTTACAATGACCTTTTAATGTATTCTAGAGCATAATCAAATGGTAAAAGGGATCTAATTGGGAAAGCAGAGTCAGACAAAACCCTCTATATGCAACAATTCCTTTACCTTTTCACGATCAAATGTTGGTCTGTGGAAGTAGATTTATCATGTGTGccgtttatacagtgccttcagaaagtattccccttgagtttaccacattttgttgttttacaccCTGAATTTAAATTTAATTGTGATtttataccccataatgtcaaagcagattttttgtattcaacatttttacaaatgatttataaaataaaagcttaaattacTTGAGTCAGTAATTATTCAatacctttgttatggcaagcctaaatatgttcaggattaaaaatgtgcttaacaagtcacataagttgcatggactcactctgtgtgcaataatagtgtttaacatgatttttgaataaatacagtgccttgcgaaagtattcggcccccttgaactttgcaaccttttgccacatttcaggcttcaaacataaagatataaaactgtatttttttgtgaagaatcaacaacaagtgggacacaatcatgaagtggaacgacatttattggacatttcaaacttttttaacaaatcaaaaactgaaaaattggtcgtgcaaaattattcagcccccttaagttaatactttgtagcgccaccttttgctgcgattacagctgtaagtcgcttggggtatgtctctatcagttttgcacatcgagagacggacattttttcccattcctccttgcaaaacagctcgagctcagtgaggttggatggagagcatttgtgaacagcagttttcagttctttccacagattctcgattggattcaggtctactatactttgacttggccattctaacacctggatatgtttatttttgaaccattccattgtagattttgctttatgttttggatcaatgtcttgttggaagacaaatctccgtcccagtctcaggtcttttgcagactccatcaggttttcttccagaatggtcctgtatttggctccatccatcttcccatcaattttaaccatcttccctgtccctgctgaagaaaagcaggcccaaaccatgatgctgccaccaccatgtttgacagtggggatggtgtgttcagctgtgttgctttttttgttgccaaaaagttcaattttggtttcatctgaccagagcaccttcttccacatgtttggtgtgtctcccaggtggcttgtggcaaactttaaacgacactttttatggatatctttaagaaatggctttcgtcttgccactcttccataaaggccagatttgtgcaatatacgactgattgttgtcctatggacagagtctcccacctcagctgtagatctctgcagttcatccagggtgatcatgggcctcttggctgcatctctgatcagtcttctccttgtatgagctgaaagtttagagggacggccaggtcttggtagatttgcagtggtctgatactccttccatttcaatattatcgcttgcacagtgctccttgggatgtttaaagcttgggaaatctttttgtatccaaatccggctttaaacttcttcacaacagtatctctgacctgcctggtgtgttccttgttcttcatgatgctctctgtgcttttaacggacctctgagactatcacagtgcaggtgcatttatacggagacttgattacacacaggtggattgtatttatcatcattagtcatttaggtcaacattggatcattcagagatcctcactgaacttctggagagagtttgctgcactgaaagtaaaggggctgaataattttgcacgcccaatttttcagtttttgatttgttaaaaaagtttgaaatatccaataaatgtcgttccacttcatgattgtgtcccacttgttgttgattcttcacaaaaaaatacaggtttatatctttatgtttgaagcctgaaatgtggcaaaaggtcgcaaagttcaagggggccgaatactttcgcaaggcactgtacctcatctctgtaccccaaacaCACAATTATCTATAAAGtcactcagtcgagcagtgaatttcaagcagattcaaccacaaagcccAGGGAGGTTTTACATTGTCTCACGAAGAAGGGGCCTATTGATTGGTAGATAGAAAAAAATTAAaccttgaatatccctttgagcatggtgaagttaataattacactttggatggtgaatcaatacacccagtcactacaaagatacaggcatctcTCATAACTCAGctgccggaaaggaaggaaaccgctcagggatttcaccttcACCTCAGCTGCCGGAAacggatggatcaacattgtagttactccacaatactaacctaattgactgaGTGaatagaaggaagcctgtacagaacaaaaatattccaaaacatgcatcctgtttgcaataaggcacgaaagtaaaactgcaaaaaatatggcaaagaaatTATCTTTGTATCTttgtgtcctgaatacaaagttatGTTTGGGGCATATCCAACAcaatacatgttgtattgtatgtATCTCCATATTTGTttacttttttactttttttaattttacccctttttctccccaatttcatggtatccaattgttttttagtagctactatcttgtctcatcactacaactcccgtacgggctcgggagagacgaaggttgaaagtcatgcgtcctccgatacacaacccaaccaagccgcactgcttcttaacacagcgcgcatccaacgcggaagacagccgcaccaatgtgtcggaggaaacacagtgcgacaaggacatccctaccggccaagccctccctaacccggacaacgctaggccaattgtgagtcgccccacggacctcccggtcgctgccggttacgacagagcctgggcgcaaacccagtctctgatggcacagctggcgctgcagtacagcgcccataaccactgcgccacccgggaggctgcatcatgttatgggtatgcttttcatcggcaaggactagggagtttttttaggatgAAAAGAAGTGGaatagagctaaacacaggcaaaatcctagaggaaagccTGGTTCAGGCTGCATTCCAACTTTCACTGGGAGAATAATTCAATTTACAGCATGACAATAACCTGAAACTcaagccaaatatacactggagttgcttaccaagatgacattgaatgttcctgagtggcctagataCAGTTTTGaaatgcttgaaaatctatggcaagacttgaaaatgtctgtctagcattGATCAACAACCAAATGGACAGAGCTggatttattaaaaaaaataaaaaaaagatcctcaaaatgttccatacacacaaaaaagcGTGTTTATCTCAAATTTTGACAACAaattttgtttacattcctgttagtgatcatttctcctttgccaagataatctgtagacctgataggtgtggcatatcaaaaagctgattaaagagcgtgatcattacacaggtgcaccttgtgctggggacaataaaaggccaatctaagatgtgcagttttgtcacacaacacaatactacagatgtctcatgttttgaagAACCTTACAATtcgcatactgactgcaggaatgtccatcagacctgttgccagaaaattgtatgttaatttctctaccataagctgcctccaacgtcattttagagaatttggcagtacgtccaaccggcctcacaaccgcagaccacgtgtaaccacgccagaccaagacctccacatctggcttcttcacctgcaggatcgtctgacagggtgctgaggagtattactgtctgtaataaagacctTTTGTTGGggaaaacaaattcttattggctggtcctggctccccagtgggtaggcctatgctcacccatgactgcgcccttgcacagtcatgtgaaatccatagattagggcctaatgaattcatttcaaatgactgatttccttatatgaactgtaactcagtaaaatcttagaaattgttgcgtgttgcatttttatttttgtttccaacaggacaataaccctaagcacactgccaagacaacgcagaagtctctgaatgtctttgagtggcccagccagagcccagacttgaacccgattgagcatctctggagaaacctgaaaatagtgGTGCAGCGacgctacccatccaacctgacagagcttcagaggtactgcagagaagaatgggacaaactccccaaaaacaggtgtgccaaacttgtagcgtcatacctcagaagactcaaggctgtaattgctgccaaaggtgcttcaacaaagtactgagtaaagggtcagaatatTTATCTAAATCTGATATttccagtttttatttttaatacatttgcaaacatttctaaaacgtgggaaaatgtggaaaagtcaagggtctgaatactttccaaatgcactgtgtattgtatatagtggtgtgtatagcagtagttatataggatgagccttgactagaatagtATATACAgcacatatgaagtgggtaaaacagtatgtaaacattattaaagtgaccagtgttagCTGAATATGTAGATAGGGCAgaagtctctaaggtgcagggtagagtaccggtgATAtccagctagtaacagtgactaaggttcaggacagggtactgggcAGAAGCCGGCAAGtagtgactatttaacagtcttgtGGCCTGgacatagaagctgtttttcagtctttcggtcccagctttcatgcacctgtactgtctccgccttctaAATGGTAGGCGAGTGAACAGGCTTGGGCTGAGGGCGTCTAAGACCAATGCAATTTTCAAGGTTGATAATAGAGTACTATTCCTTTAGACACCACCAAAAGATCGGAACAGGTGATTCTCAGTTTTGTTTAGAAGGAGCTTGATTCTCATATCTGTTGCATCCATATTATATCACACAAGTGAGAAGGTTTCTGTGGGTCTGGCTCATAGACTGTATATATAAAGGTCTGGCTATAAACAATGCAACATGTGACTGCAAGGCCCCATCTTGTTTTAAAGCATTCAACATTAAGCGTATACAAAGGAAAAGAGACCAGATTTCCAAATATTTCACTTTACTTTATGGTTTCTTTTGGCTTTTAAAAGGATAGTTCACCCATATTCCAAAATTACATAtttgtttccttaccctgtatGCAGTCAGAGATATATATATGGTCACCATCAACTGTAGGCTGGGTTTTCATGCTGCTTCCTGTAGAGCACCActgtggaggtgtcataataccaaTCAAACCAATAGTTTTTCCACCGTTCATTTTCCCATTGGGGATATTAGAAAtacttcaaataagggctgtgttttgtgtagactAACCGTGGTGTGACATTttaataaccatgtaaatctctcggacaaggtgacttttatcactatattcggctctatttactctcagattcgaaaatgCGAATTAGCGTCAAACTAGACATcgtgcaaaactacaaatccctgcaagctcctgcatgtCATCTCTAGCTGATACCTTTGCCAACGGGTATTGTGTCAACTTAAAACTAGCTGAAGACAGTTCACATAATTGTCCATTTGAAAAACTGTAGCCTATTTATTAATTAACACTTTAGCTAACATTTGATAGTTATTCCAGAGATTCTTACTTTTGCCTCCAttcagatcatcatggcatttgtagttctttatgatagctaCATTAgaagctaattagcattttatttttGGGCggggtaaataaaggtgaatatAGTGATAAAAgacaccttgtcctagagaggtTTACACAGTTATCTAAACATCACACCAGGGtaaacctacacaaaacacagcccttatttgaagtgtttctaaaattaaTGCTGGAAAAATGATTGGAATCATTTCCTTGCGTGTCCTCTAGGTTTATGGGTATTTTGaatcatactgtggtactctataccAATTGAATAGATTTTACATTATTTGAATTTAATGTTAAGCCTTATTTCACTGTCGTATGCACAACCTTCATTTTTCCTTCGTAAGAATGCatcatatagagagaaatagtaatggCATCTTTTTGTACGCAGTAACTCCGCCATGGGTCTTTGTACAAAACCTATTGGGAAACGAATGGTGTTTTTGGAGGGGTTTTTGGATTAACGCCAAAAATCAGGTATGTGGtaaacacaggtttaggagataatcttcatcagctaatgTCACTTTTTGTGCATTTTTTAAGCATTTATGTAATAAATAAAGCACATAAAAGCCTCATAATGCATAAAGCTCATGTTAACTAACGCATAGGATCTCCTAAACCTGACTTCATTTTCCGGAGTTTTTCCCCAAACCCTATTCTTTACCCATGGGAATGGCTGAAATAACCAGAGGTAACACATTTCCGTTTGCGGAGCATTTGGCCAATGTACGAGCATTTGGCCAACAGGGGGCGCATTCCATTTGGCCTGAGCTCGAGAAGGAAGCAAATTCATAGTTGTGGTTCACGTTCACAGCAAACAAGACTAGAGGCAACCCTCAGAAGCTCAGGATTGCGAGTATCTTCACCATATTGTCGCAATACTCTTGCTTCAAGTGGATTTACGGACTTCGGTTTTACCGGTGTTTGAATCCAGAGCGTCTTTTTCGCTTGAGCGTTAACTGAAGTGATGAAGGCAACTCGCGTGTGAATTACTACTGGAAACAATAACGTTTTAGTAGACTATATGGATTTTCCGTCGGTTGTCAATACTTGACCCCGCTTTTTATCGGTTTACTACCATACAGTTTGGGGCCAACGTAGTTATTTGTTCAAGGAAATGTGAGGACTTGGATGCAGCTCAAGAAAGATGATGACCCGAGGCTGTCCCTAATTCCTGTTTACATGAAGTAGTTCAACTATCAAACGTCCTCAAGACAACGGAAAGGAAACGGACTAAATTAATTGTTGGCTACATTGTAACATTTCAAGCTGGCAAGTAATGGCACTTTTTATTTTCTATGTCTGCTGAGTATCCCACAGAGGAACCAAAACGCGCTCGTGACCGAGAGGGAACGGCCAATTAACTTTGATTTTGGGTAAGTCCTAAGCAGTATTCTATTTCAGCGTGCGAGTGCGCATCCTTTTTATGCATGTGATGAGCATTGCGAGCCATCAATTTGTGATTACCATGTCGCGATGTTGCTAGGTAACTGACTTGTGTAAAGATGGTGGGTTTACTTTGGGTCACAGTGAAAAGCGCGGAACAATTTCAATAATTTCCTCCACAGACCGCAGCAATTCAAAATCCAATTGCATATGCAGTGTTCATTATTCTCTCAATAGCTCACGATCAGAGATGTCTGTCTAGTAGTAGGTGAATGATGCGATGCAGTAGAATCATGCTTGATTCCCTTGACTTGTTACATTGTTACCACTATCTACAATCTCTTTATCAGCACACAAGAGATCAACTAATGCAGGAGAGAGTTAGTCAACAACTCTGGATTTGTTGTATGCTGTTGAAAAGAAATGCATTATAACACGAAAAACAGTTCCCTATGTCTGGTTTTTGTGGATTACTTGTTGCCATTGAGTGATTTAAAAATGAGCCTGTTTGGGTAACTTTGACATTTTCGCcgattgggaaagggggatacctagtcagttatgcAACTGAAttccttcaactgaaatgtgtcttccgcatttaacccaacccctctgaaagaGAGAGGtgccgggggaacagtgggttacctggcTTGCTCAGGGAACGAACGACAGCTTTTAACTTGTcagctttcggttactggcccaacgctctaaccacgagtaCCATGttgcaacatactgtatgtaccttTCCACTGTACCTTTCTTTTCTTGAGGTATCTGCAGCTACGGATTCAGTACTGATTCATCATGCAAGTGCCCAACCCATGCTTATCTCAACAATATTGAGAGCTGTTGCAGGTTGCCCTTTGTGTTGTTCTTTTGTCGTTTAGGTTGTAAATATTAGTCAGTTATCTTCTGACACTGTGGCCCATCTGAGTTGCTGTGTTCATAGTTTGTCATCTTCTATTTTCACATGATGTATTTTCCAACAAGGTTTGCAGCTGAACTGTGCCTGTTTTTTTATAACAGGGTAGTAATGATATTGATTGGAGCAGTCACATATGGTAGTCTCTTTGAGTGATCTTGGGTTTTTCGTCCAGGTTTTGTAATGGTCTCTCGTCAgtctgaaaaataaaaaaaaataaaactaatAAACTCTGACTGCAGCATCACCTGCACATTTATTCCACTTTATTTGTCTGTCAACAAACAaataaagaagagaaagagaaatagtgTGCTGTTTGTCCATCAATGCCTCTTAATATGTGAATTCCTGACCATGTCTCTTAATGCAGCTGTCAGTTGATCAGGTTCTGTGGGCTTCTATGGTGAGGTGCTCTCCCCAGTCTACTGTAATTGAGGCCAGTGTGACTCACTCTCCAGTGCTGACAGAGGCCTGTGACCACTGCTGCCCATATGGTGGCTCTGCACTGAAGGGCAGCCCTGACGCAGTGCCACTGTTCTGGAGGGAGGCCGCACTACCACGGCACACTACCCACTCTCTGTGCCACTGTACTGAAAACATTCACATTCTTTCTGCAACTGTATGCTTGTTGGGCCAAAAGGCGCAGGTTTCTCTTTAATTATTTGGTTGACAAAGTAGCTGAACCCCCCTACTGTAGCAGGTTGTGAAGACTGATGGTGACTCCCTCTCAGGCCTGTGTAAAGGACAACATGGCATCACTCCAGCCATACACCATCAACTCACTGATAGAACTGATGTCCCCCTCACGCACAATGACATCAACAATACACGTCTACTGCCAGAAATAGATAAAGGGATTAAAAGTGCATAGGCTACTTTGAGGAGATGTGAGGAAACTGTTATTACACAGCTTTTTATTTTTAGGATGTTGTAAACAGTGGAATTCCTGCCTTTCAAAAATGGACGACAGGCGCACTAGATTCTTAAATGGCAAGTTGTTATTTTGAGAACTCTGTAGgtgttgatgtgtgttttgttatgTGCACAGGATCTTTGCACAGATCAATTATCCTTCATGCTGGGCTTGTGGGAACTTGTTTTGTATCCTGATTTACAGTCATTTTTACTTAATTCAGTATCCCTAAAGAGAGTGACAACAAAGCCAAATGCAATAGGCGACTTGAAATAAATAGTATGTACATTTTTTGCTGTCTGAATTGATTTCGTGGCATATCTTTGCCTTTACTTCCCCAGTGCACACCCAGATGCATGGACAGGTAGTTCAGCTTCATTATACGCTGCAGATTGTTATGTTTGCGTTCCCTGTTCAAAGCACATGTCAGAGAAACTGATTTATAACAGCATAAAGTGTGAAAAGGAAAGTTAGTCACTGGGTATCTTCTCACAATCTTCTCAATCTTCTCACTTCAATTTTTCCCTGTATCATGAGGCTGAGATTACTGTGTTCCCCAACCCCTGGAGTGGTGTTTGATGAtacttaaaataaatacaattccactcaaactatcttttggtatttgtttcattagtgcACTGTTGATGCAGTCCTAAAATGTTTTGCAAGCCTGCAATCAAGTAGTTTTCATGATAaagaactttcaaaatacagaaatacagccagTGATGCATTTTGCgtcataccggctgtatttctgcCCAACGTGAATGGCAAGAGCTCAGACACACATGGAAAATGAAATGACCCcgggaatcgatagaacatcgCTCAGAGATGCCCAAAAACGATATAACATAAAAAACGGGTGAATCTTTGCTTTAAGGGGGAGGAGGACTTGAGGTGAAGAAGATCTATTATAGCCATCAGGATAACCACTAATACCCACTGATCCAGGGAAACTCCTCACTCTCACTTGATTGTTGTGGTGTAATGGTACACATATTCATACCGACCCGTTCATTACGGGAGCCTCAGTTTGGTCCACACTGTGAACCGGAAGGAATACATAAAAAAACGgcatatttacaaaataaaaacacttgGTCTATAGGCTATGCCTACACGGTTGTAGGCCTATGCATCTTGAGTAAATCTGGTGATTCAGGCTATTTTGTTAAAAATCtaataaatgtatttgtcacatgcgctgaatacaacaggtatagatagaccttacagtgaaatgcttactttacaggcccttaaccaacaatggagTTTTAAGAAAGTACAACAAAAATAAAAGT is a window of Oncorhynchus mykiss isolate Arlee chromosome 11, USDA_OmykA_1.1, whole genome shotgun sequence DNA encoding:
- the c11h12orf65 gene encoding probable peptide chain release factor C12orf65 homolog, mitochondrial, whose product is MSSRLFVNLIFQVTGKVTWGTSGRPPLFTVPPVSLAHVQTAGKKDYIDLPVLNEDELDEQFVRGSGPGGQATNKTSNCVVLRHIPTGIVVKCHQTRSVETNRKRARQIMREKLEVTYKGEESDILKNKKESIQRKQDKRKSANENLERKRLFKEALMTDFKPGDDRG